A single region of the Sorghum bicolor cultivar BTx623 chromosome 9, Sorghum_bicolor_NCBIv3, whole genome shotgun sequence genome encodes:
- the LOC8074556 gene encoding uncharacterized protein LOC8074556 has product MKMSASALKDLNVSQSANLENGKDNSVKSCISKPVLNGNSCAKKEESSLSACPDAVTNGNVAGNADVEYIDSENLVDLPDVDAALSTLVKRLDSKDWVMTCEALNNVRQLAMYHKERLQELLEPLVPLIVKSVKNPRSAVCKTALMTCADIFKAYGDLMVDSIDPLLMQLFLKASQDKRFVCEAAEAALISMTSWISPLLLLPRMQPYLKNRNPRIRAKASVCFSKSVPCLDVQGIREYGMDKLIQIAATQLSDQLPESREAARNLALELQVIYEKSQASTSDENESEPSVSQDAESWEAFCQSKLSALSAQAILRVTSTTPKEGVASTTKTTKEGVASTTNTTKEGVTSAPKEGLAVDC; this is encoded by the exons ATGAAAATGTCAGCAAGTGCTTTGAAAGATCTCAATGTTTCTCAATCAGCAAACCTGGAGAATGGAAAAGACAATTCTGTGAAATCCTGCATTAGCAAGCCTGTGTTAAATGGCAACAGTTGTGCCAAAAAGGAAGAAAGTTCTCTGTCTGCTTGCCCTGATGCAGTGACGAATGGAAATGTGGCTGGAAATGCAGACGTGGAGTACATTGATTCTGAGAATTTAGTAGATCTACCAGATGTTGATGCAGCTCTAAGT ACCTTAGTTAAAAGGTTGGATTCAAAGGACTGGGTTATGACATGTGAAGCTCTCAACAATGTTCGGCAGTTGGCAATGTATCACAAGGAAAGATTGCAGGAGCTGCT GGAGCCTCTAGTTCCGCTTATCGTGAAATCTGTGAAGAATCCAAGAAGCGCTGTATGCAAAACAGCACTAATGACTTGTGCTGACATCTTTAAGGCCTATGGAGACCTAATGGTTGACTCCATCGATCCACTG TTAATGCAGTTGTTTCTAAAGGCTTCACAAGATAAGCGATTTGTCTGTGAAGCTGCTGAGGCAGCTCTTATATCAATGACAAGTTGGATCTCCCCTTTACTACTGTTACCAAGAATGCAGCCCTACCTCAAGAATAGGAATCCACGGATTCGAGCAAAAGCATCAGTGTGTTTCAGCAAGAGTGTGCCTTGCCTA GATGTGCAGGgaatcagagaatatggaatgGATAAGCTCATCCAGATTGCAGCAACCCAACTTAGTGACCAGCTTCCCGAATCAAGGGAGGCTGCTCGCAACCTGGCACTGGAACTACAAGTAATCTATGAGAAGTCTCAGGCCTCAACCTCTGATGAAAATGAGAGCGAACCTTCTGTTTCACAAGATGCTGAATCATGGGAGGCTTTCTGTCAGTCCAAGCTTTCTGCCTTGAGCGCCCAAGCCATCCTCCGTGTGACCTCTACTACTCCAAAAGAGGGTGTTGCCTCTACCACAAAAACTACAAAAGAGGGTGTTGCCTCTACTACAAATACTACAAAAGAGGGTGTCACCTCCGCCCCAAAAGAAGGTTTGGCTGTGGATTGCTAG
- the LOC8061119 gene encoding uncharacterized protein LOC8061119 — protein sequence MKSGSASAPSGGGAAGVLAITERQKPAPSCVAALFQMFAKRKLFSSSSKKSKLLPPVRAQKFSPGGPPVGGDKTAVAKMRPLLLDSADYSRSKTECNGTSHYPQPGQDPNCSENEMCAPGVVARLMGLSSMPANQSHQRPTEATDSAEPGDHWNSGRQDWSGTSRSIYTSPQKQQKTGQLVDDRRHDNAGQFNASDTRSLWPRRHAHKVASPVKSPRSMSSRNKARLIEAAVKVLEPGLQSRNRRLSWRHSYLEYPCSSGDGAPGPAAVLHNVSDQFLRDMCDVDIPRLGAQNIGATSLDNFTSDLRTEEGTCKKSIPSRRSDNNLSCQLQPEYLLVSSTEKVRFGDSVQKISNCIADAKQDVPKKQLRSNISRDSAPHGPLKQNNLKQNALPAACGTADPGYVTQSIKHRSGERNMRNKAQDFISLNKRMNDSASLRSKRKVQDRFGESHTSAENKNMGTKGCRASNLHGGTSNKLKLKTGTPKAMEKDMIIAKGAGLVSEKPKPASPYCARIDFQRQSVSHNVSRANKKSGIISLTSSSRMKVAPTLRGDNVSGTGTAVQRSPVDNCPKRRSSRDCQNMSPQREIVFWEDLQGTSNLESTESVLCNQDEVKNRVILGGRAASSLFENKNGGHVTEESLSNELLRQHNSVDCAIYDNKGPYKLALLRENRKKHAADAKGSKPSPSLSRGSNKRSPTSILQSRNADDACVPGIPRNTAEATSTNSHPWKTCTVAASILQDITTQRNPKCSNSNFGQHGVQPSEPDEVQDRKLKHPVEVTTTVELLLTNVRASTRHNKSEESPKAFLLRTTECALATLTTTGSNSSSKQEDFISTAAAAAAIKDKEEASALRSLALDLVWDCLDSMCSQLCDSGYTSFSELLALICTEERLSDRVGKEIARCGAMAGRSLDELAVGDVERAVEAGMDPMMEVVQIGAQIEQDLVQELVDEIGVDVFKRW from the exons ATGAAGAGCGGCAGCGCCTCCGCGCCCAGCGGCGGCGGTGCCGCCGGCGTCCTCGCGATCACCGAGCGGCAGAAGCCGGCGCCGTCGTGCGTGGCGGCGCTGTTCCAGATGTTCGCCAAGAGGAAGCTCTTCTCCTCGTCCTCCAAGAAGAGCAAACTGCTCCCCCCAG TGCGCGCACAAAAGTTCTCGCCTGGGGGACCGCCGGTCGGCGGCGACAAGACGGCGGTGGCCAAGATGAGACCCCTTCTG CTAGATTCTGCAGATTACTCAAGAAGCAAAACTGAATGCAATGGCACCAGTCACTACCCACAGCCTGGCCAAGACCCAAACTGCAGCGAGAACGAAATGTGTGCCCCTGGGGTGGTAGCCCGGCTGATGGGTCTCAGCTCGATGCCGGCAAACCAAAGCCATCAACGGCCGACCGAAGCCACAGACTCCGCTGAACCCGGTGACCACTGGAATTCAGGCCGTCAAGATTGGTCTGGTACGTCTCGGAGCATATACACATCACCTCAGAAGCAGCAGAAGACAGGGCAGCTCGTAGATGATCGGCGCCACGACAATGCAGGTCAGTTCAATGCTTCAGATACACGGTCATTGTGGCCACGAAGGCATGCACACAAGGTAGCCTCGCCTGTTAAGAGCCCAAGGTCAATGTCCAGCAGGAACAAGGCCCGGCTGATTGAAGCAGCAGTCAAGGTTCTGGAACCTGGTTTGCAGTCCAGGAATCGCCGTCTGTCTTGGAGACATTCATATTTGGAGTATCCATGCAGCAGCGGTGATGGTGCGCCCGGTCCTGCTGCTGTCCTACACAATGTGTCTGATCAATTCTTAAGAGATATGTGTGATGTTGACATACCAAGATTAGGTGCTCAAAATATAGGAGCTACCTCTCTGGACAATTTTACTTCTGATCTGAGGACTGAAGAGGGTACTTGTAAGAAGAGCATTCCAAGTAGGAGGTCAGACAATAACTTATCATGTCAATTGCAACCTGAATACTTGCTTGTCAGCTCAACTGAGAAGGTTAGATTTGGGGACAGTGTTCAGAAGATCTCTAATTGTATTGCTGATGCAAAGCAAGATGTTCCCAAAAAACAGCTGAGGAGCAACATATCCCGGGACAGTGCTCCTCATGGTCCTCTCAAGCAAAACAACCTGAAGCAGAATGCACTGCCTGCAGCTTGTGGAACGGCAGATCCAGGATATGTGACACAAAGTATAAAGCATAGAAGTGGGGAGCGAAACATGAGAAACAAGGCTCAGGACTTCATTTCTCTGAACAAAAGGATGAATGACAGCGCATCTTTGAGGTCAAAAAGAAAGGTCCAGGATAGATTTGGCGAATCACATACTAGTGCAGAGAACAAGAACATGGGCACAAAAGGTTGTCGAGCCAGCAACCTTCATGGtggaacctctaacaagctgaAGCTAAAGACTGGAACACCAAAAGCTATGGAAAAAGACATGATAATTGCAAAAGGAGCAGGGCTAGTCAGTGAGAAGCCGAAGCCTGCCAGTCCATACTGTGCAAGAATTGATTTCCAGAGACAGTCAGTGTCACACAATGTTTCAAGGGCTAACAAAAAATCAGGCATCATTTCTCTCACTTCCAGTTCACGGATGAAGGTCGCCCCAACTTTGCGTGGTGACAATGTTAGTGGAACTGGTACTGCTGTTCAGAGATCTCCAGTTGATAATTGCCCTAAGAGACGCTCTAGTAGAGATTGTCAGAATATGTCTCCTCAAAGAGAAATAGTTTTCTGGGAAGATTTACAAGGCACATCAAATCTGGAGTCCACTGAATCAGTTTTGTGTAACCAAGATGAGGTGAAAAATAGAGTTATTCTTGGCGGTAGAGCAGCCTCTTCTTTGTTTGAAAATAAGAATGGTGGCCATGTTACAGAGGAGTCTTTAAGCAATGAACTGCTCAGACAGCACAACTCAGTGGACTGTGCGATTTATGACAACAAAGGCCCTTATAAATTGGCTCTATTGCGTGAAAATCGTAAGAAACATGCG GCTGATGCAAAAGGAAGCAAACCATCTCCATCTCTATCCAGAGGCAGCAATAAGCGCAGTCCTACATCTATTCTTCAATCTAGAAATGCTGACGATGCCTGCGTTCCTGGTATTCCACGCAATACTGCAG AAGCTACCTCCACTAACAGCCATCCATGGAAGACATGCACAGTAGCAGCTAGCATTTTGCAAGACATAACTACCCAGAGAAACCCCAAATGCAGCAATTCTAATTTTGGCCAGCATGGTGTTCAACCTTCTGAACCCGATGAAGTCCAAGACAGGAAGCTGAAACACCCTGTGGAGGTTACAACAACTGTCGAACTGCTGCTAACAAACGTCCGCGCTTCTACTCGACACAATAAATCCGAGGAATCACCCAAGGCATTCCTCCTCCGAACAACCGAGTGCGCTCTCGCCACCTTGACGACGACAGGCTCCAACTCCAGCTCCAAGCAGGAGGATTTCAtcagcaccgccgccgccgctgccgccatcaaggacaaggaagaagcgaGCGCGCTGCGGAGCCTCGCGCTGGACCTCGTCTGGGACTGCCTGGACTCGATGTGCTCGCAGCTCTGCGACTCCGGCTACACGTCGTTCTCGGAGCTGCTTGCCCTGATATGCACCGAGGAGAGGCTGTCGGACAGGGTCGGGAAGGAGATCGCGAGGTGCGGTGCCATGGCGGGGAGGAGCTTGGACGAGCTGGCTGTCGGCGACGTCGAGCGCGCCGTGGAGGCTGGCATGGATCCCATGATGGAGGTGGTTCAGATCGGGGCACAGATCGAACAGGATCTTGTCCAGGAACTAGTAGACGAAATCGGAGTAGATGTGTTCAAGCGTTGGTGA